A region from the Aegilops tauschii subsp. strangulata cultivar AL8/78 chromosome 5, Aet v6.0, whole genome shotgun sequence genome encodes:
- the LOC109783154 gene encoding uncharacterized protein → MCRKEDLKAARSNAIIRDYNNKIDCVLRNCSCADVVTKLKLDYHVPPDDAESYHRLDSWLQMAVTPMTKKLELLVWSKEASFDFPCTLLSDRCGGSIQKLLLFRCALLPTFQLGSRSLKTLHLRDVRVTGEELGCLLSSSTALEHLKLVYCDDIVRLEIPCLLLRLSFLEVAGCMNLQVIENEAPNLSRFYLEAGELVQVSFGESKVKKVQLVQSCAISYAIDNLPSRALNLETLTISSTYL, encoded by the coding sequence ATGTGCCGCAAAGAAGATTTAAAAGCAGCGAGATCGAACGCTATTATAAGAGACTACAACAACAAAATCGACTGTGTTCTGAGGAACTGCTCGTGCGCTGATGTCGTGACGAAACTCAAGCTTGACTACCACGTTCCTCCAGATGATGCTGAATCGTATCATCGTCTTGATAGCTGGCTCCAGATGGCTGTTACACCGATGACCAAAAAACTCGAGCTTCTAGTATGGTCGAAAGAGGCGAGCTTTGATTTCCCATGCACACTACTATCTGACAGGTGTGGGGGCTCGATTCAGAAGCTTCTCCTTTTCAGATGTGCCTTACTTCCCACATTTCAACTTGGTTCGAGAAGCCTGAAAACGCTGCATCTGCGCGATGTGCGTGTTACAGGGGAGGAGTTAGGGTGCCTTCTGTCCAGTTCCACTGCTTTGGAACACCTGAAGCTTGTATACTGCGATGATATTGTTCGCCTCGAGATACCTTGCCTGCTGCTGCGGCTCAGCTTTCTGGAGGTGGCTGGATGCATGAATCTTCAAGTGATAGAGAATGAAGCTCCAAATCTCTCCAGATTTTACCTTGAAGCAGGTGAACTGGTGCAAGTCTCGTTTGGAGAGTCGAAAGTGAAGAAAGTGCAGTTGGTGCAGAGTTGTGCCATCAGTTATGCTATTGACAACCTTCCTTCCCGTGCGCTGAATCTTGAGACTCTTACCATATCTTCTACGTACTTGTGA